The genomic region CTACGGTCACTGCTGACCTACCCCTCCCTTCGCGTTGGATATAATATTGGACGAACGCACGAGGTATCAACGAAACACGAAATCATGACCTCACAATTCGAAATCCTGCGACGGAACGGGCTGAAGACCGGCCTCGTCGCCGTCCCACTCCTCGTCGGTGCGAGCGGGACGGCCGCTGTACACGGTGGCGGCGTGATGGGCGGCGGTTGGGGCGACATGGGCGGACTCGGGTGGTTCGGGATGCTCGGCGGTGGAATGCTCCTCTGGACGCTACTCCTGATCGGCCTCGTCTTGGCGCTCGTCTACGGCGTCGAACGCGGGAACGGGACCGAGAACGGGGATACGGCCCTCGCAGAGCTCCGCGAGCGCTATGCGCGAGGAGAACTCTCCGACGAGGAGTTCGACGAACACAAGAAACAGCTCGAAGGCTAGACCACGTCTCAAACCAGCATCGTCGCTCTCCCTCTAGCGGCTCTCGAATATCCCTCGAGTCAATACCGCTCGGAGTCAGTACGACTGGGAGAGACCCACTCTTACGCTGAGGCGTCGTAGCCAGCGTCGTTGACCGCGTCGACGAGGACGCCTGCGTCCACAGTCCCCTCCACGGTCGCCGACTCCGACTCGCGGTCGGCACTCGCTTCCGTGGCTCCTTGGACGCCTTCGAGCGCCTCTTCGACGGTTTGCTCGCAGTGCTCACAGGTCATGCCTTCGACGGTGATCGTCTGCGTCATACAGCTATACGTATGAGAGGCACGTGTTTATGACTTACTGCTTCAAATCCAAAGAATACGGCCCGGTGTAGCTGCCGTTCGAAGGCCAAATCTGGGAAACAGTATTGTGGTGCGGAGTTCCTACGGGAGATATGCGCGAATTGGATGAGACCGATATGGAGATCCTCTCGCTATTGGCGGAGGACGCCCGTCGCCCGTTCAGCAACATCGGTGAAACCGTCGGCCTCTCCGGACCAGCGGTCTCCGACCGCGTCACGCGGTTACAGGAAGCCGGCGTCATCAACGGGTTCACCGTCGACGTGAACCGTGCACAGCTCCGCGCCGGCGTGCCAGTGTTCGTCCAGTTCGAGAACAGTTCCGATGCCAGCGAAACGCTTCGAGAGCGGCTCAGTGGCGCAGACGGTGTCGAACACCTCTTCGTCACGGCCGAGGGGAAACTCTGGATCTACGGCCGGGCCGAGGGACAGAACGTCCGGCGGTGGATCGACGGCCTGCTCGACGATCTCCCGCCGATCGACTACTCGGTCACGCTTGTCGACGACCTCGAATGGACGCCCTCGCTCGATGGGACCGAGTTCGCCATTACCTGTGCGGAGTGTGGGAATACGGTTGACAGCGAAGGTGAATCCACCCGGATCGACGACGACGTCTATCACTTCTGCTGTGGCTCGTGTCGCGGCCGGTTCGAAGAGCAGTGTCAGCGCCTCAAAGAGGGCGTTTAACGGTTCGGGCCACCGTGCCCAAAGTCTGTTACTCCCGATCAGTTGGTGTCGGGTCGTCTCGTTGTTTCAGGCCGCGTGCGATGAAGACCGTCCCACCGTTCGTATCGCTAATTGAGACGGAATCGAACGTTTCCCGCAGTACCATCTGGACATCGGTATCGACGTTCTAGTTCGTCGTCTATTTCGAGATGGGGACAACAAGTGAATTGAGGACTGTCCACGAGAACGCCTGGAAGGGTTGTGCATCGAGGACAGCGATCCGTCCGCCGTTCTGGAGTACGGAGAACGCCTCTCGGATGGCGGCGTCGGGGTCGGGCATGGCAGTTAACGACATCGCCGCGTAGACGGCGTCGAACGATTCGGGCTCGGTACCGAGCGTCGTCGCGTCACCGCGGACGACGTCGACATTATCCCACCCTTCCTGTCGAACCCGGCTTTTCGCTCGTCCGACCATCCCTGCACTGTAGTCGACACCGACGACGCGACCGGTTTCGCCGACTCGTTTGCGGAGCTCCGCGAACGAGTTCCCTGGGCCACAGCCGAGTTCGAGCACGCTATCGCCCGCTCCGAGCGCTAACGCCTCGGCGCTCCGGTCTCTGAACGATTGCTCTCCACCCAGGAACGCCAGATCGTACAACAGGCTGAACGCTCTGTCATGTCTACTCCACCAGTCGTACAACCGCTGGCCGCGGCGGCGAGCTGTCACAAACACTCACTTCCGGCGTGATCCAGAACTCGTCTCATCCTCGCAGGGCCGTCTCGTCGATGCTGTTGAATTCGCTGGGTCGATCCCGCTCTACTGCGGTCACGATACCGGTATGTCTGTTCCCGTCCGTCGTTTCTGCGCTCGACAAACCGTGAACGAGTGCCCGTGCGTCATTTGAGAGATAATCTATGGCGGGAGTCATCACGACACGCCGTTGGATACCGCGACGTATTGACGTTCTGCCTCGGGATTCCCACTGGCTACACCTCTTGTAATCCAGAACCGACCGTCCTATAGCCAACTACAACGACTAGCTGGCTGGTGTGGCGATTCGCTTTCGATTCTGAATTTTCTAGTCCGGCATACATTGTCTTTGAAACAGAAAACGCACTAAGGGAGGAACCCGTAGTATAGTCCACCATGAGTACGCGAACTGCACACCTCGACATCACGGGGATGTCTTGTGCCAACTGTTCACAGACAGTTGGCGAGGCTCTCGAATCCCTCGACGGGGTGCGCGAAGCGAACGTCAACTTCGCCACCGACGAAGGGAGTATCGAGTACGACTCCGAGGAGGTAACACTGCGAGAAATTTACGACGCCATCGAGGACGCCGGCTATGGTGCCGTCTCGGAGACAGTGACAATCGCTATCTCCGATATGACGTGTGCCAACTGCGCGGACACCAACGAGACCGCCCTCGAAGCCGTCCCCGGCGTCGTCGACGCCGAGGTGAACTACGCGACTGACGAGGCACAGGTCACCTACAACCCTGCGGACGCGGACCGAGAAGCGATGTACGACGCCATCGAGGACGCCGGCTACTCACCCGTACGCGAAGACGGCGATGAGGAGTCAAGCGGAGACGCCCGCGACGCCGCCCGCCAGGCCGAGAGCCGCAAACAGCTCCGGCTCACGCTGTTCGGCGCCGCGCTGTCCGCGCCCCTCCTCTTTTTCATGGTCGACAAGCTGCTGCTCGGTGGCGCGGTGGTGCCCGACCGCATCTTCGGCGTCAGAGCCGTATGGGCCCAGTTTGCGCTCGCGACGCCGGTTCAGGTCGTGCTCGGCCGACCGTTCTACGTGAACTCCTACAAGGCGCTCGTCACGAACGGCCGCGCCAACATGGACGTGCTGATCGCCCTCGGCTCGACGACGGCGTACGTCTACTCGGTCGCCGTCCTCCTCAACCTGGTCGCCGGGAGCGTCTACTTCGACACGGCGGCGCTCATCCTCGTCTTCATCACCCTCGGGAACTACCTCGAAGCTCGCTCGAAGGGGCAAGCTGGCGAGGCGCTCCGGAAACTGCTGGAGATGGAGGCTGAGACGGCCACCGTCGTCGACGACAAGGGGAACGAGGAGGAGATTCCGCTCGAGGACGTCGAGGTCGGCGACCGGATGAAGGTCCGGCCTGGCGAGCAGATCCCCACGGACGGCGTGGTCGTCGACGGCCAGTCGGCGGTCGACGAGTCGATGGTCACCGGCGAGTCCGTCCCCGTCGAGAAAGAGGAAGGTGACGAGGTCGTCGGCTCGACCATCAACGAGAATGGCGTGCTCGTCGTGGAGGCAACGAAGGTCGGCTCCGACACTGCGCTCCAACAAATCGTCCAGACAGTGAAGGAAGCCCAGTCGCGTCAGCCCGACATCCAGAACCTCGCCGACCGCATCTCGGCGTATTTCGTCCCGGCGGTCATCGTCAACGCCGTCTTCTGGGCCGTCGTCTGGTTTGCCTTCCCTGAGGTGCTCGCTGGATTTGTCAACTGGCTCCCGGCGTGGGGACTCGTCGCCGGTGGCCCGGCGATCGCCGGCGGGACAATCACCGTCTTCGAGTTCGCCATCGTCGTCTTTGCCTCGGCGGTGCTGATCGCCTGTCCCTGTGCGCTGGGACTCGCGACGCCGGCGGCAACGATGGTCGGCACGACTATCGGCGCACAGAACGGCGTTCTGTTCAAGGGCGGCGACATCCTCGAACGCGCCAAAGATGTCGACACGGTCATCTTCGACAAGACCGGCACGCTCACCGAGGGCGCGATGGAGCTGACCGACGTGGTCATCTTCGACGCTGACGGGCAAGCAATCACGGACGGAGGCGACACAGCCGCCGATGGTGGACAACTGGCGGCCCGAGATCGGCTTTCAGAAGACGACGTCCTCCGGCTCGCAGCGACCGCCGAGAGCGGGAGCGAGCACCCACTCGCCCGTGCCATCGTCGACGGAGCGAAAGAGCGCGGCATCGATGTCACCGACCCGGACGACTTCGAGAACGTGCCTGGCCACGGCATCCGTGCTACGGTGGGTGAGAACGATGTCCTAGTGGGGAATCGGAAACTGCTTCGGGACAACGGCATCGACCCCGAGCCGGCCGCAGAGACGATGGAACGCTTCGAGAACGAAGGGAAGACCGCGATGTTAGTGGCCTACGAGGGCGAACTCGTGGGGGTGGTCGCCGACGCTGACACGGTCAAGGAAAGCGCAAAAGATGCCGTGAGCCAGCTCACAGAGCGCGGCGTCGGCGTAATGATGATCACCGGCGACAACGAGCGGACCGCCCGCGCGGTCGCCGGGCAGGTGGGCATCGACGCCGAGAACGTCCGCGCAGAGGTTCTTCCCGAGGACAAGTCCGACGCCGTCGAATCCATCCAGGACGGGGGGCGGCAGGCGATGATGGTCGGGGACGGCGTCAATGACGCCCCCGCACTCGCAGTGGCCTACGTCGGCACCGCAATCGGCTCGGGCACCGACGTCGCCATCGAGGCCGCGGACGTGACGTTGATGCGCGACGACCCCCTCGATGTCGTGAAGGCAATCCGTATCTCCGATGCGACGCTCCAGAAGGTCAAGCAGAACCTCGTGTGGGCGCTGGGGTACAATACCGCGATGATCCCGCTGGCGTCGCTTGGGCTCCTCCAGCCCGTCCTCGCCGCGGGTGCGATGGCGTTCTCCAGCGTCTCAGTGTTGACGAACAGCCTGCTGTTCCGGCGGTACGGCCCCGATCACGACTACGAACTGTTCGGTCGGCTTCGCTGACCGCGAACGTTTCCGGACAGTGTGCGCGCACCCCCGCCGGAACAGCCGACACCAACTCGACGGACTCCGCGCCTGCTACCTCGCGGACGCCCTCGCCGACGCGTCGCTCGAACAGCGGGACCGATCGAAGAGCACGACATGACGGCTGGAGGTGAGTGAGTCGTGGAGTACCGTCAGCGGACCGTCGAAACCGTTCTTCGGGGGAGGGTGTTCAGATAAGGATGAAAGGGTGAGGCGGTGCGTTTTCAAGGTGTTCTATGCCCGAAAACGACCGCCTCAGCGGCTTTTTAGACGAGATCAATTTAGACTTTGTGGAGCAAGAGGCAACACCGTGACTGTTGATGAAGCTCAGTATCCAACTCCATTTAGCTGGGATCCCACTTTCGAATAATGTTTCATTTATTGAGGTATTCGGTGTTAATCGGGTTCGCTCTACCATTCACAACTGGGTTCACAAAGCCGATCTACAGCCGGAATCTGGCCGGTGCCCGAATCACATTGCGGGCGATGAGATCGTGATTCGATTTGAAGATGAACAGTATTGGCTGTACGCTGCCGTCAATCCGAAAAGAACGATCTGCTCTATACACAGCTTGAGCTACCGATAAACAACGCTCTCGCAGATCAGTTTTTCGCTGATCTCCGTGACAAACACGATGTCGATGACACAACTGTTCTCGTCGATGGATCAGCCTCACTTCATCGAGCCTGTCGCAAACACGGCCTCGATTTTAGATACGAACGACATGGAAATCGGAACAGCGTCGAACATGTCTTTTGTGATATAGAACGTCGAACTATCTGTTTCTCAAACTTTTTCAGCAACGCCGAAGCAGAAACTGCTGACGAGTGGCTCAGATCGTTTGCTTTCGCATGGAATCAGCTTATCTGAACATTATCGTCAATATGGGGAATGTATATATATATACATATATATGCGAGTTGCCGGTCCACGATAGCGCTATGAGCACGACCGCGTCGTCGACGGGACCGGAGCCCCGTGGTTCCTTGGCGCGGTCCGCCTCGAAGACGGCGAGATAGCCAACGTGAGCCGCGTCCCGGAGCCGTCAACAGACGCCGAGACCGTCCTCGATGTCGACGGCGATGTCGTCTCACCTGGCTTCATCGACACGCACTCAAACTCCGACCTCCAGCTGTTTGCCGACCCTACGCTCGCGCCGAAGGTCCGGCAGGGCATCAAGACGGAGATACTCGGCCAAGACGGGCTCTCGATGGCCCCGATGTACCGGGAGGGCGGTGCCGAAGAATAGCAGGACCAGCTAGCAGGACTGGCCGAGCGGGTCGACCACGAGTGGACGTGGGGCGACGTGGGCGCGTATCTTGATGCCGTTGAGGAGTCGGGCATCGCGCCGAACGTTGGGACACTGGTCGGCCACGGAACAGTGCGGTTCAACGTGATAGGCATGGAAGACGCGGAGCCGACCGACGAACAACTGTCCGAGATGCGAGACCTCGTCGCTGAAGCGATAGACGAGGGGGCGTTCGGGCTGTCGACGGCGCTGGTTATCACGCAGTGTTCGTACGCCACAACCGAAGAAGAGACCGCGCCGGCCGGGGAACTGTCGCCATACGGCTGTCCGTTCGTCGCCCACATCCGCAGCGAGTGGGGGGACATCTGGAACGCCTTGAACGAGTTCGTCAACATCGGCGCGACGGCCGGGGTGCCGGTCCATCTCTCGCACTTCAAACTGGGCGGCCCGCGAGCGGGGTGTCGACTTCTCGGCCGACCAGTACCCCTACACGGCGAGCAACACGCTGCTGTCGCACGTCCTGCCGCCGTGGGTCCACGCCGAGAGGCCCGAGCAGACGGTCGGATACCTTCTTGATCAGCAGGCCCGCGAGCGCATCAGAGCGGAAATCGAACAAGGCCGCATCGAGGGCTGGGACAACCCCGGCGCCTACTCCGGCTGGGAAAACGTCGTCATCGCCTCCGTCGAGAGCGATGTAAACAGTCATGTCGAGGGCGAGTCTGTCGCGGCGCTGGGCCGTCGGTGGGATACCGAGCCGGTCTACGCCGTCTTCGACTTACTGGCCGAGGAGGAACTGAGCGTTAGCGTCATCAACCATTTCATCGACGAGGACGACGTGCGCGACATTCTCGGCTCCGAGCGGATTAACGTCATCACCGACGGGCTCTTTGGCGGGAACCCCCACCCACGGGTCTACGGGGCGTTCCCGCGCGTGCTGGACAAATACGTTCGCGAGGCGGACCTTATGTCGCTGGAGGAGGCCGTCCGGAAGATGACTTCGCTGCCTGCGCGGTCGATGGGGCTGGACACGAAAGGCTTCTTTCGCCCCGGGATGGACGCGGACCTCGTCGTGTTCGACCCGGATATCTTCTCCTCACCGGCGACGTACGACAACCCCAGACAACACCCCAAGGGCATCTACCATGTGCTCGTCGACGGCGAGTTCGTCGTCAGGGACGGCGAGACGACCGGCGCGGCCCCCGCGAGGCGCTCCGGGCGTCGCGTTAGAGTTCGCGTATCGTCTCGCCGTCGGCCTCAATGGCCTCAATGTCGGCCGGCGAGAGCGGGACCTTGACCTCGATCTCGACGAGGTACTCTTCGTTGGCCAATTGGTCGTGTCCGAGCACGGTGTGACACGGGTACGGCTCGTCGAAGGTCTCCCAGTACACCTTCTTGTAGCCGTCGTAGTAGTGTTGGGCCGGGTCGACGATGTGTGTCGTCACCTTCGAGATGTCGTCGTAGCTCTTGTCGATAGCGTCGAGCAGAATCCTGACATTCTCGTAGGCCTTCCGGGCCTGCGTCTCGATGTCGTCGCCGACGACCGTCGAGTCGGCGCCCATGGCGACCTGCCCGGCCATGTAGAAGGTGCCGCCGTCAATTCGCGCGTGGTTGTACCCGATCTCCCGGGCGTCTTTGAGTTCCGGGGGGTTGATGGCGTAACTGGTCACACCCGAACATCATCGATATCGGATAAAAAACGTCACCCTCCAGATGGTGGTCCGAAACCCCTCTCTAACTCGGCGAATCCACGTAGTCGGTCACCCGCGTATATCACGCCGACGCGAGCGATCGAACCGTCTCCGCGAGCACAGCCGTCGCCGCGGTACAGTTGCTCCAGTCGGTCCATTCCCGCGGGGAGTGTGAGTAGCCGTCGTCCGACGGCGTAAAGAGCAGTCCGGCGTCGGTGACGGCGGCGACGTTGGCCGTGTCGTACATCGCTCCAGACGACAGTCGTACCGACTCGACGCTAGTCGCTGTGGCCGCGGCCTCGGCCGCTATGAGAAATCGGTCGCTACAGAGCGTCGTGGCGCTGTCTCGGTACCGCTCTATCGACGTGTTCACGCCCCGATTCCGCTCCAACCGCGTTATGCTGTCCCGACAGCGTTCGACCATCCGCGTCATGTTGTCGTGGTCGACATCCCGGATGTCGAAGTCTAAGTCCACACGTTTGGGGACGATGATTCCGCGCGTTCGGCGCGATAGAGCCCTTCCCGGCAGTCGCCACCGCGGCTTCGCTCGTCTCGGCGCAGTCCCGACCGGCACGTTCCAGATCGGGGACCAACTCCGATGCGGCCGCGAACGCGTCGGTCCGCTCGTCCATCGACGTCGAACCGGCGTGATCAGCCTCGCCGGTGATACGCACCTCGCACTTCGTGATGCCGGTAATCGAGTCGACGATACCGACGCCGGCACCGGTATCCGTTAGCGTTGTACCTTGTTCGACGTAGAGTTTCACCCACGAGTCCCAGCGGCCGGCCTCGACCGTGTCGTCCCAGGCAAAGCCGATACGCTACAGGCTCTCTTCGAGGGAGACGTCGTCGTCGTCCGTGAGCGACAGCGCTCCCGACGCCGTCCGCTGTCCCGCCACCACGGATGACCAGAGAGTTCCGGCACCGAACCGACCGCCCTCTTCCTCAGTGAACGAGACGACCTCAATCGGCCGGTCGGGAGCAACGTCAGCCGACTGTATGGCACGGACGCTCTCCAGTGCCGCGTAGACTCCCAGTGGCCCGTCGAATATTCCGCCTCGCGGCACGGAATCCAGATGGCTACCGGCCGCGATCGGTGCGGCCTCCGGATTACAGCCTCCCGGCGTCCAGCGATCGACGATGTTTCCCACAGGGTCAACAAGGACGGACAGGCCCGCCGCAGTCAGTCTTTCGACGAAGCGCTCTCTGACCTGTCTGTCCGCCTCGCTGCCGGTCAGGACCGTTCGGCCGACGCCCCCGGACGCATCGACCGCCCCGAGCCGCGCGTTCGCCTCGATATCCTCACACAAACGGTCCGCATCAATGTACATATCTCTACGCATCGCCGTCCCGTTTATAAACCCGTGACCACCGTTCAGATGGTCCTGTTTACGACCATCGTACCGGTTCTCTCGACTTAGAAGTGTACAGATGTTGGATAAGCCAGACTCACACTTCGGTGCGGACCGACAGGTGCCAGAACCGACCGAACCAGTTGTCACCGATATCTAGGCGACCATCATGTGGCGTACGTCTCCAGGATATGAAATGTTGCCTCGTGACACTCGTGATACTTGGCGAACTCCAGCCTAACACCACCGACTTACTGGCAAGTCGGCACACTCGGTTAGATTGCTGGGTACTTGATTGGCCGGTCGGCGACATCAATCACCGCCCACGTTCGCGGGTCCCGTTGATTACGAGGGAATCGTCTTCGGTGACAGCCTGTATCGTACACATGACTGTCGGTGTCGTGCTCTCATCCGGTCGAACACGTTGGCCTACATCGAATATGCCCATCACTAGGAGCCGCGCCGGACTCGCGCTCCAGAGCCACCGAGCAGTGCCGTGGCGCGGCGCCCGGCCGCGTTTGAGATCACGTCGATTGATGACCCGATAGATGGATTTCTTTGAAACATCGTGCGCTGTGCGAGGACGACAACGCCGAGGACAACCGCGAGAGCGGTCGCGAGGGGGGCTAGGTGTTAGTAGGCGTCAGTGTCGAACTCGTATAGGCTGAAGGCAGACACGAGTTCACGTCGAAGTTGGCTCGTGACAACCGGTTCAGTGCGGTCAGTCATTGCGAACAGCCCCCCGAATTTCCTGCTCAAGGAGACCTGTATCAGCGAGGATATCCGGATCTTCAATAGGTTCAACTTCATGTATAAGGGCTTGGAGCCGGTCATCTGTAGCTTCGGCATAGAGGTAGAGGTCACGGCACCTGTCGTGGAGGGCACGCAACGTTGATTCGGCAACTGGTGTTCCATCAGCTGCTTCAGTGTAGCTGTAGCCCTGCTCGACACGTTTGAGTGCCCGTCAAATAGTCAGGAACTCGTCGGCGTTGACTTGGAGATAGCCGTCTTCGAGGGTGTCATAGAACCGTTCTCATGGCTATCGACGATTCAGTATTATCGGCTCCGAGCTTGGTGTCTACGGCTTCATAGAAATCACGGTCGCTAAGGTGAACTACGCCAACCGAGCAAGAATAGTCATCATACAGAAATAAAACGCCTATTTTTGAGCAATTTTAAGCACCGTGCACTTGGTGCACAGCTTTATACGACTACATTCCCCTGAAAAGGTAATAAACATAATTGTACCATGTGAAGACTTCTATGACACGCTGATCCTCGACGACGCGCTCACCGATATCCGCCCGCTGGAGGACGCCCGAACCGAGGGCCCTGATCTTGAAGAGTTGCGCGAGCGTGTTGAGCGGCTGGAGGAAGCCACCGATATTGACCTTCACTGACACACACCCTACCTCCTCAACCCCGAGTCGTGCGTACGTGTCGAATTGGCTCTGATGGTACAAAAGCCTGCTAAGTCCCCAGCGTGCGTGAAGAGGTACTGGGGTGGTCAAAGGCCGATGATTCAACAGCGTCATCGAACGCGTGGCTCTGATTGGCCTACCTGCCAAGGACGCACTATCATGGGCGCTCTTGATGGACTGCGGTCCTGCGATTTGCGGGTGCATGGACCAAATTGGGAGTCCACGGTAGAGGTGCTTAGAAAGTCAATTAGTGTTCCTGCTCAGCTAGCGACGACTGTATCAACAATCTCCTACAGAAGAGCGACTGGCACAATCTTCGCTCACTCGAAGATCGCACTCCGCAAGTGGCTGTTCTCGATCTACGCGTTTTTGCGATTTAACACGAGTCTCAGGCAGTTACAATGCGAAATCGAGGTCACCTACAAAACGATCCATAGGCGTGTCGAGCGCTTCGCTGAAGCGCTCGACGCGCCGTCACTCGATCTTCGTGGCCCGGTTGAAATTGACGAGTTCTACGTCTCTGCTGGTCTGAAAGGCCGCGAGAGCGCGACCGGTCGCGCTCTCGCGGCCTCTCTCGACGCGGGCGCGGAACGTATGATCAAGACAAACCGCCCGTATTCGTCCTCGTGGATCGCGGCACCGAGCAGCGGTACGTTGTGCCAGCGAAATCCGCAGACGAATCGACGATCCGGCTCCTGCTGGCTGACCGCCAGCAGGAGCCTTTCACCGTCTATACCGACGGATTTCGTGCGTACGATCCGCTTGATGAAGATGAGCGATTCGACCGCGAATACGTCGTTCACGGAGACGGTGAATACGCCGACGACACGGTCCACGTGAACACTTGCGAGAGCCACGCGTCGCTGGCGCGACGGTGGCTCTCGCCGCATCGAGGCATCTCAAAAGACCGCCTTACACAGTATCTCCGAGCGTTCCAACTCAGACGAGAACTCTACCGCAAACCCGGACGAGAAGCGCTCAAACACGCCGTCAAAGCCACTCTCTGAAATCAACAATGTGCTACACACCTATGAAAGCCTGCTAGCTCAACAAACCACGTCTGCGATACTATATTTTTCGCCGGGATCGATCCGATCTTGATCACGAGAGAGAAACCGCAAGCAGGCACCATGGTGGTTCAGGAACCAGCCGGCAGGCGGTCAGAACGTGAAGGCGACAGCTGTAGCTCACGACCGCTGCGACCGGCCGATGAGGGCCGCCGGCCCGGCGGCCCTCAGGCACTCACCTCTGGTGGATCATACACCTCCTCACGCTCCAGCATGTGGAAGATTGACACGAGCAGTTTTCGCGCCGTTGCGACGATCGCTATCTGATGATTCTTCCGCTGTTTCAATCGAGCGTAAAACCGTCCAAGATACGGATCGTTACACCGGTGAACCGCTGTTTGAACGCACTGAACGAGGATCCAGCGTAATTCTCCACTTCCGCGCTTCGAGATTGATCCTTCCGTCCGCGAGTCCCCTGACTCGTGGACGACCGGATCCAATCCCGCGTAACTCACCACCTGCTTCGCCTCATCGAATCGGTCGATCTCACCGATCTCCGAGGTGATCAGCAGCGACGAGTAGAAACTCACGCCAGGAATTGTCATCAACAGCTGCGTCTCCTCAAGAGACGCAGCAGTTTCTTCGATCAACGATTCGGGTTCCTCGATTTGAGCGGTTAGCTCGTCGATGATCGAGAGGAACGACTCCATCAACTGATCGCCGACAACACCGAGCGAGACATCCTCGCCAGCGAGGATGTCTCGCCCGCTCACACTGAATGGATCCCAGTCGTAGGTGATCCCGTGTTTGTCGAGGAGAGCGTGGACTTCGTTTTTGAAGTCCGTACGTTTCTCAACTAATCGCTTCCGGCCGCGCACGAGTGCGCGGCGCTGTCGGAGCTCTTCGGACGGGACATAACTCTCAGCGATCATGCCGGCTCGGCGAAGTTGCGCGAGCAACTTCGCGTCGAGCCGGTCGTTTTTCACCTCAGCATAGCCGATCGCCTTGGTTTGGCTCGGATCTGCGACAACCACGTCGAGGTGTTCGTCAAGGGCGTCGTAGACCGTATAGTAGTTGCTGGTTGCTTCGATCACCGCTTTGGCTCCGGCGTATTCTTCGGCAACTTCGTCGAGATTCGCGTTTGTGACGCGAATCTCTTCGACAACCTCGGCATCATCGTCCAAAACAGCGACGTGTGATTCGTCCTTGTGAAGGTCGATTCCGAGGTAGTACATGGTGACCTCTGGAGTGGGAGTGCATGGAGTAGAGACACACCTATTCGGGCTTGCCGTCCGTCTGTCCGACAGACAGACGGGCGGCGTCCCATGATGCGGCTTCCTTGGCACGT from Halorubrum salinarum harbors:
- a CDS encoding amidohydrolase family protein; the protein is MGAYLDAVEESGIAPNVGTLVGHGTVRFNVIGMEDAEPTDEQLSEMRDLVAEAIDEGAFGLSTALVITQCSYATTEEETAPAGELSPYGCPFVAHIRSEWGDIWNALNEFVNIGATAGVPVHLSHFKLGGPRAGCRLLGRPVPLHGEQHAAVARPAAVGPRREARADGRIPS
- a CDS encoding AsnC family transcriptional regulator, whose amino-acid sequence is MRELDETDMEILSLLAEDARRPFSNIGETVGLSGPAVSDRVTRLQEAGVINGFTVDVNRAQLRAGVPVFVQFENSSDASETLRERLSGADGVEHLFVTAEGKLWIYGRAEGQNVRRWIDGLLDDLPPIDYSVTLVDDLEWTPSLDGTEFAITCAECGNTVDSEGESTRIDDDVYHFCCGSCRGRFEEQCQRLKEGV
- a CDS encoding SHOCT domain-containing protein; translated protein: MTSQFEILRRNGLKTGLVAVPLLVGASGTAAVHGGGVMGGGWGDMGGLGWFGMLGGGMLLWTLLLIGLVLALVYGVERGNGTENGDTALAELRERYARGELSDEEFDEHKKQLEG
- a CDS encoding methyltransferase domain-containing protein, whose amino-acid sequence is MYDWWSRHDRAFSLLYDLAFLGGEQSFRDRSAEALALGAGDSVLELGCGPGNSFAELRKRVGETGRVVGVDYSAGMVGRAKSRVRQEGWDNVDVVRGDATTLGTEPESFDAVYAAMSLTAMPDPDAAIREAFSVLQNGGRIAVLDAQPFQAFSWTVLNSLVVPISK
- a CDS encoding amidohydrolase family protein, which translates into the protein MRDILGSERINVITDGLFGGNPHPRVYGAFPRVLDKYVREADLMSLEEAVRKMTSLPARSMGLDTKGFFRPGMDADLVVFDPDIFSSPATYDNPRQHPKGIYHVLVDGEFVVRDGETTGAAPARRSGRRVRVRVSSRRRPQWPQCRPARAGP
- a CDS encoding heavy metal translocating P-type ATPase, with translation MSTRTAHLDITGMSCANCSQTVGEALESLDGVREANVNFATDEGSIEYDSEEVTLREIYDAIEDAGYGAVSETVTIAISDMTCANCADTNETALEAVPGVVDAEVNYATDEAQVTYNPADADREAMYDAIEDAGYSPVREDGDEESSGDARDAARQAESRKQLRLTLFGAALSAPLLFFMVDKLLLGGAVVPDRIFGVRAVWAQFALATPVQVVLGRPFYVNSYKALVTNGRANMDVLIALGSTTAYVYSVAVLLNLVAGSVYFDTAALILVFITLGNYLEARSKGQAGEALRKLLEMEAETATVVDDKGNEEEIPLEDVEVGDRMKVRPGEQIPTDGVVVDGQSAVDESMVTGESVPVEKEEGDEVVGSTINENGVLVVEATKVGSDTALQQIVQTVKEAQSRQPDIQNLADRISAYFVPAVIVNAVFWAVVWFAFPEVLAGFVNWLPAWGLVAGGPAIAGGTITVFEFAIVVFASAVLIACPCALGLATPAATMVGTTIGAQNGVLFKGGDILERAKDVDTVIFDKTGTLTEGAMELTDVVIFDADGQAITDGGDTAADGGQLAARDRLSEDDVLRLAATAESGSEHPLARAIVDGAKERGIDVTDPDDFENVPGHGIRATVGENDVLVGNRKLLRDNGIDPEPAAETMERFENEGKTAMLVAYEGELVGVVADADTVKESAKDAVSQLTERGVGVMMITGDNERTARAVAGQVGIDAENVRAEVLPEDKSDAVESIQDGGRQAMMVGDGVNDAPALAVAYVGTAIGSGTDVAIEAADVTLMRDDPLDVVKAIRISDATLQKVKQNLVWALGYNTAMIPLASLGLLQPVLAAGAMAFSSVSVLTNSLLFRRYGPDHDYELFGRLR
- a CDS encoding RidA family protein yields the protein MTSYAINPPELKDAREIGYNHARIDGGTFYMAGQVAMGADSTVVGDDIETQARKAYENVRILLDAIDKSYDDISKVTTHIVDPAQHYYDGYKKVYWETFDEPYPCHTVLGHDQLANEEYLVEIEVKVPLSPADIEAIEADGETIREL
- a CDS encoding IS110 family RNA-guided transposase; translation: MYYLGIDLHKDESHVAVLDDDAEVVEEIRVTNANLDEVAEEYAGAKAVIEATSNYYTVYDALDEHLDVVVADPSQTKAIGYAEVKNDRLDAKLLAQLRRAGMIAESYVPSEELRQRRALVRGRKRLVEKRTDFKNEVHALLDKHGITYDWDPFSVSGRDILAGEDVSLGVVGDQLMESFLSIIDELTAQIEEPESLIEETAASLEETQLLMTIPGVSFYSSLLITSEIGEIDRFDEAKQVVSYAGLDPVVHESGDSRTEGSISKRGSGELRWILVQCVQTAVHRCNDPYLGRFYARLKQRKNHQIAIVATARKLLVSIFHMLEREEVYDPPEVSA
- a CDS encoding heavy-metal-associated domain-containing protein encodes the protein MTQTITVEGMTCEHCEQTVEEALEGVQGATEASADRESESATVEGTVDAGVLVDAVNDAGYDASA